From one Erinaceus europaeus chromosome 4, mEriEur2.1, whole genome shotgun sequence genomic stretch:
- the RIPK1 gene encoding receptor-interacting serine/threonine-protein kinase 1 isoform X2, giving the protein MQEAQDLVSFCTCQEENTFLFLAPEIADLGVASFKTWSKLTKEEHNEQRKINRSTSKKNGGTLFYMAPEHLNDINARPSEKSDVYSFAIVLWAIFANKEPYENAICEEQLILCIKSGNRPDVEDIIEYCPKEIISLMNQCWEANSTLRPTFAGIEKIFRPFYFNQLEEYVEEDVKTLKKKYPCENAVVKRMQSLQIDCVALPPSRSNSATEQPNSLHSSQGFGMGPVEESWFAPAPEHQPEENELSLQSKLQEEANYHLYGSRMDRQPKQQPKPNMPSSREEERRRRVSHDPFAQQKPFENIQSPGIKDFTYPNATSHSNVQQPVGLTGQSPVQYWNNGSYSALGLGARPLDSGITNPKVWFLPNPSHMSHLLKVPVPESNLLLNTPTMPFSSQLSRDESVKCAIYNSSGIQMGDNNYMEIGGMTSSLLDSTYMNLNAEPEINYQDIFDNTTTLTRNHLDPIRENLGRHWKNCARKLAFTDSQIDEIDHDYERDGLKEKVYQMLQKWLMREGSKGATVGKLAYALYQCSRIDLVHTLIRITQN; this is encoded by the exons ATGCAGGAGGCACAGGACTTAGTTTCCTTCTGCACCTGCCAAGAAGAAAACACCTTCTTGTTCCTAGCTCCTGAG ATAGCTGACCTTGGCGTGGCTTCCTTTAAGACATGGAGTAAACTGACTAAAGAGGAACACAATGAgcagaggaaaataaatagaagtacCTCCAAGAAAAATGGTGGCACCCTCTTCTACATGGCACCCGAGCATCTGAATGACATCAATGCAAGGCCCTCGGAAAAGTCAGATGTATATAGCTTTGCCATAGTACTTTGGGCAATATTTGCAAATAAGGAGCCATATGAAA atGCTATCTGTGAGGAACAGTTGATACTGTGCATAAAATCTGGAAATAGGCCAGATGTGGAAGACATTATTGAATACTGTCCCAAGGAGATCATTAGCCTCATGAATCAGTGCTGGGAAGCGAATTCAACACTGCGACCCACATTTGCAG GCATTGAAAAAATTTTTAGACCTTTTTATTTCAATCAATTAGAAGAATATGTAGAAGAAGATGTGAAGACTTTAAAG AAAAAGTATCCATGTGAAAATGCAGTTGTGAAGAGAATGCAGTCTCTCCAAATTGACTGTGTAGCCTTACCTCCAAGTAGGTCAAATTCAG CCACAGAACAGCCCAACTCGTTGCACAGTTCACAAGGCTTTGGGATGGGTCCAGTGGAGGAATCCTGGTTTGCTCCTGCTCCAGAGCACCAACCAGAGGAGAATGAGCTTAGTCTGCAAAGTAAACTTCAAGAGGAAGCCAACTACCATCTTTATGGCAGCCGCATGGACAGGCAGCCAAAACAGCAGCCCAAGCCAAACATGCCTTCtagcagagaagaagagaggagacgaAGGGTCTCTCATGACCCTTTTGCACAGCAGAAACCTTTTGAGAATATTCAGAGCCCAGGGATTAAAGACTTTACTTATCCCAATGCAACCAGTCATAGTAATGTACAACAGCCAGTAGGACTAACCGGACAAAGCCCAGTACAATACTGGAACAATGGATCATATAGTGCACTCGGTTTGGGAGCAAGGCCACTGGATTCAGGAATAACAAATCCAAAAGTTTGGTTTTTGCCAAATCCAAGTCATATGTCTCATTTACTTAAAGTTCCAGTGCCTGAGTCCAACCTACTATTAAATACGCCCACCATGCCATTCAGCTCACAGCTATCAAGAG atgaATCTGTGAAATGTGCCATATACAATAGCAGTGGCATTCAGATGGGAGATAACAATTATATGGAGATTGGTGGAATGACTTCATCCCTTCTGGACAGCACTTACATGAACTTGAATGCAGAGCCAGAAATTAATTACCAAGATATCTTTG ATAACACCACTACGCTGACTCGTAATCACCTGGATCCCATCAGGGAAAACCTGGGACGGCACTGGAAAAACTGTGCCCGCAAGCTGGCCTTCACTGACTCTCAAATTGATGAAATTGATCATGACTATGAGCGAGATGGACTGAAAGAAAAGGTTTACCAGATGCTCCAAAAATGGCTGATGAGGGAAGGCAGTAAGGGGGCCACAGTAGGAAAGCTAGCCTATGCACTCTACCAGTGTTCCAGAATAGATCTTGTGCATACCTTGATCCGCATCACCCAGAACTAA
- the RIPK1 gene encoding receptor-interacting serine/threonine-protein kinase 1 isoform X1: MSLGDIKMKSSDLLEKEDLDSGGFGKVSLCLHRSHGLVILKKVYTGPNRTEYNEALLEEGKMMRRLRHSRVVKLLGIIIEEGNYSLVMEYMEKGNLMQVLQAKISIPLSVKGRIIMETIEGMCYLHREGIIHKDLKPNNILVDDDFHIKIADLGVASFKTWSKLTKEEHNEQRKINRSTSKKNGGTLFYMAPEHLNDINARPSEKSDVYSFAIVLWAIFANKEPYENAICEEQLILCIKSGNRPDVEDIIEYCPKEIISLMNQCWEANSTLRPTFAGIEKIFRPFYFNQLEEYVEEDVKTLKKKYPCENAVVKRMQSLQIDCVALPPSRSNSATEQPNSLHSSQGFGMGPVEESWFAPAPEHQPEENELSLQSKLQEEANYHLYGSRMDRQPKQQPKPNMPSSREEERRRRVSHDPFAQQKPFENIQSPGIKDFTYPNATSHSNVQQPVGLTGQSPVQYWNNGSYSALGLGARPLDSGITNPKVWFLPNPSHMSHLLKVPVPESNLLLNTPTMPFSSQLSRDESVKCAIYNSSGIQMGDNNYMEIGGMTSSLLDSTYMNLNAEPEINYQDIFDNTTTLTRNHLDPIRENLGRHWKNCARKLAFTDSQIDEIDHDYERDGLKEKVYQMLQKWLMREGSKGATVGKLAYALYQCSRIDLVHTLIRITQN; this comes from the exons GTACAATGAGGCTCTCCTTGAGGAAGGCAAGATGATGCGCAGACTGAGGCATAGCCGAGTGGTGAAGTTACTGGGCATCATCATAGAGGAAGGGAACTACTCTCTCGTGATGGAATACATGGAAAAGGGCAACCTGATGCAAGTACTCCAGGCGAAG ATCAGTATCCCACTTTCAGTAAAAGGAAGGATAATCATGGAGACCATTGAAGGAATGTGCTACTTACATAGAGAAGGAATAATACACAAGGACTTAAAGCCTAACAATATCCTTGTCGATGATGACTTTCACATTAAG ATAGCTGACCTTGGCGTGGCTTCCTTTAAGACATGGAGTAAACTGACTAAAGAGGAACACAATGAgcagaggaaaataaatagaagtacCTCCAAGAAAAATGGTGGCACCCTCTTCTACATGGCACCCGAGCATCTGAATGACATCAATGCAAGGCCCTCGGAAAAGTCAGATGTATATAGCTTTGCCATAGTACTTTGGGCAATATTTGCAAATAAGGAGCCATATGAAA atGCTATCTGTGAGGAACAGTTGATACTGTGCATAAAATCTGGAAATAGGCCAGATGTGGAAGACATTATTGAATACTGTCCCAAGGAGATCATTAGCCTCATGAATCAGTGCTGGGAAGCGAATTCAACACTGCGACCCACATTTGCAG GCATTGAAAAAATTTTTAGACCTTTTTATTTCAATCAATTAGAAGAATATGTAGAAGAAGATGTGAAGACTTTAAAG AAAAAGTATCCATGTGAAAATGCAGTTGTGAAGAGAATGCAGTCTCTCCAAATTGACTGTGTAGCCTTACCTCCAAGTAGGTCAAATTCAG CCACAGAACAGCCCAACTCGTTGCACAGTTCACAAGGCTTTGGGATGGGTCCAGTGGAGGAATCCTGGTTTGCTCCTGCTCCAGAGCACCAACCAGAGGAGAATGAGCTTAGTCTGCAAAGTAAACTTCAAGAGGAAGCCAACTACCATCTTTATGGCAGCCGCATGGACAGGCAGCCAAAACAGCAGCCCAAGCCAAACATGCCTTCtagcagagaagaagagaggagacgaAGGGTCTCTCATGACCCTTTTGCACAGCAGAAACCTTTTGAGAATATTCAGAGCCCAGGGATTAAAGACTTTACTTATCCCAATGCAACCAGTCATAGTAATGTACAACAGCCAGTAGGACTAACCGGACAAAGCCCAGTACAATACTGGAACAATGGATCATATAGTGCACTCGGTTTGGGAGCAAGGCCACTGGATTCAGGAATAACAAATCCAAAAGTTTGGTTTTTGCCAAATCCAAGTCATATGTCTCATTTACTTAAAGTTCCAGTGCCTGAGTCCAACCTACTATTAAATACGCCCACCATGCCATTCAGCTCACAGCTATCAAGAG atgaATCTGTGAAATGTGCCATATACAATAGCAGTGGCATTCAGATGGGAGATAACAATTATATGGAGATTGGTGGAATGACTTCATCCCTTCTGGACAGCACTTACATGAACTTGAATGCAGAGCCAGAAATTAATTACCAAGATATCTTTG ATAACACCACTACGCTGACTCGTAATCACCTGGATCCCATCAGGGAAAACCTGGGACGGCACTGGAAAAACTGTGCCCGCAAGCTGGCCTTCACTGACTCTCAAATTGATGAAATTGATCATGACTATGAGCGAGATGGACTGAAAGAAAAGGTTTACCAGATGCTCCAAAAATGGCTGATGAGGGAAGGCAGTAAGGGGGCCACAGTAGGAAAGCTAGCCTATGCACTCTACCAGTGTTCCAGAATAGATCTTGTGCATACCTTGATCCGCATCACCCAGAACTAA